GGGTGTCCATCCCGGCGAGTCAGCGGAACTACGCGGGACTCGGCAAGGACTGCGTGGTCAACGGTCTCGGGGAGCGACTCGAGGTGTGGGACGCGGAGGCCTGGGACCGCTACAGCGCGGAGAACCTACCCGTGTTCTCCGAGATGGAGGGCACTTCCCTGGGGATCGAGTTCTGACTCCCCGGGACGGATACGGCACAACGGAACGACAGCACGACGGAACGACAGCACGACGGACGGAGCCCCCCGGCCCCTGCCCGGCACCACCCTGACGTACTTCCCCAACGCCAGGTGGGTACCGGACGGGGACCAGGGGGCTCCACCACAACCGGAGCACCGACGACATCCGGACGCGAGGGAGGCGACATGGCGGAAGAGCCCGACGCCGACCGCGCGGCTGCCCGGTCCGGTCACATCCCCGTCTTCCTCGACCGCACCATCGAACTCTTCCGGCCGATAGTCGAGTCCGCCGCCGCCGAGGGCCGTAGCCCGGTGATCGTGGACGGCACGCTCGGCCTGGGCGGGCACACCTCACACCTCCTCGCCGAATTCGACGACCTGAGGGTGGTCGGGGTGGACCGTGACCCCGAAGCACTCGAGATCGCCACTCGCAGACTCACCGCCTACCGGGATCGGTTCACTCCCGTGCACGCGCGTTTCGACGACTTCGACCTGATCGCGGACAGCCTCCCCGCCGATGCCAGGGACGAGGCCGGCCCGGCGATCGACGGCGTCCTGCTCGACTTCGGCGTCTCCTCGATGCAGCTCGACGTGGCCGAGCGAGGATTCGCGTACTCGGTCGATTCGCCGCTGGACATGAGGATGGACCCCACCACGGGTCCGACCGCTGCCGACATCCTGGCGGACTACACGCGTGATGACCTCGCCAGGATCTTCCGGGTCTACGGCGAGGAGCGGTTCGCCCGACAAATCGCCTCCGCGATCGTGCGCCGCCGTGAGACCGATCCGATCTCCTCGAGTGCCCAGCTGGTCGAGTTGCTCTACGACACCATCCCGCAGGGCGCCCGACGCACCGGTGGGCATCCCGGCAAGCGCGTGTTCCAGGCACTGCGCATCGAGGTCAACGCCGAGCTCGAGGCGGTGGAGAACGCGGTACCCGGATACCTGGACCTGCTGAGGGGGGACGGGCGGGCCGTGTTCATGGCCTACCACTCGCTCGAGGACAAGATCGTCAAGCGGGAACTGACCACGCGCACCGCCTCGCGCACCCCGGCCGGCCTGCCGGTGGAACTGCCCGGCCACGGGCCGGAGTTCGAGGCAGTGACCCGCGGAGCGGAGAAGGCCTCACAGTCCGAGATCGATCACAACCCGCGCTCGGCCTCGGTCCGGGTGCGATGCGTCCGGCGTATCGACGGGAGAACCCCATGACGAGCACGATCGACACGTCGGATCCCGCGGACGGCCTCGACACCAGGCGCGAGTCGACAACCGAGAACCCCCGGCCTGCCACAGGCGCCGGGGCCGTCGGACTCCGCCGGAAGCCGGTCACCCGGTCGGTCCGGGGCCGCCGGACAGTGGTGGTCCCCGCCGAACGGCTGAGTCCTGCCGAACTGGCGGGGCGGATCCCCTTCGTCGTCGTCATGCTCCTCCTTATCGGCTCCGGCGTGGGCGGCACACTCCTGCTGTCGGCCCAGACCACCCAGGACACCTACGACCTCAAGAACGCGCGCGACGCCAATGTGGAACTCGTCGAACGTATGGAGGCGCTCCAGGCATCCAACGAGCGCGCCCGGTCGGCCGAGGTCCTGGCGCAGCGCGCGGAGAAACTCGGGATGGTCGGGGTGGCCAGTGCACCGATCCTCACCAGGGGCTCCGACGGCGTGATCGAGGTGGTCGGCGAGCCCGAGGCGAAGCTCGGCGCGCCGGTCAAGCCCCTGCAGCCTGCTCCGGTAGCGTCCGAACCGTCGACGTCCCCCGACCGGGACGGCTTCGACGCACCGCCCGCGCAGGCGCCTCAGGACAGGACCCCGCGCGGGGTCGCCCCCGTTCCCTATCCGCCTCTCGCCGGCCGCCCGGCCCCGGTGGCGCCACCGGCCCCGATGGACGAACCCGCCGCCCCGGCCCCGGCCGAGGCCCCCGAACCCCAGGCCCCCGCGCCCGCTCCGGGTGGCGACACCGCGACCCTCGCGCCGGTACCCGGCCCGCTCTTCTGACGAACCGACCCGCGAAAGGCCCCTGATGACCGATCGACGCACCCCGGGAAAGGGACCCCGGGTCCCCTCGGGTGCCGCTC
This Dietzia psychralcaliphila DNA region includes the following protein-coding sequences:
- the rsmH gene encoding 16S rRNA (cytosine(1402)-N(4))-methyltransferase RsmH — translated: MAEEPDADRAAARSGHIPVFLDRTIELFRPIVESAAAEGRSPVIVDGTLGLGGHTSHLLAEFDDLRVVGVDRDPEALEIATRRLTAYRDRFTPVHARFDDFDLIADSLPADARDEAGPAIDGVLLDFGVSSMQLDVAERGFAYSVDSPLDMRMDPTTGPTAADILADYTRDDLARIFRVYGEERFARQIASAIVRRRETDPISSSAQLVELLYDTIPQGARRTGGHPGKRVFQALRIEVNAELEAVENAVPGYLDLLRGDGRAVFMAYHSLEDKIVKRELTTRTASRTPAGLPVELPGHGPEFEAVTRGAEKASQSEIDHNPRSASVRVRCVRRIDGRTP